A region of Bacillota bacterium DNA encodes the following proteins:
- the metG gene encoding methionine--tRNA ligase — MSKGESFYITTPIYYPSDKLHIGHSYTTVAADALARFKRQAGYDVLFLTGTDEHGQKIQRQAEAAGKPPQVFVDEIVEWIKELWEELAISYDDFIRTTQERHKVVVQKIFNRFFENGDIYKSNYRGWYCTPCEAFWQDRQVEESKCPDCGREVELVSEEGYFFRMSRYADRLRSYIEENPEFIQPPSRKNEMINNFLEPGLEDLCISRTAFKWGIPVPFDPDHVVYVWLDALSNYLTALDYLGEDDRKFNRYWPADVHLIGKEIVRFHTIYWPIFLMALDLPLPRKVFGHGWLILNEGKMSKSKGNVVDPRVLIKRYGADAIRYYLLREIPFGADGVFSIEALVQRINSDLANDLGNLVSRTLTMMDRYFNGVIPAPAGVAIGDDELVSLALQVPGKMETLMDRLQISNALAELWQLVRQCNKYIDMNAPWDLAKDGGEAARGRLRTVMYNLAEGLRFIGVLLCPFMPGTPQRMWIQLGLAGDEEGQSRESLDRWGGIKAGLTTRRGEDLFPRLNLNEEINWHKGNDESRGERVRQDDDGDKRGLISLEEFQKAELRVARILSAEKVARTDKLLKITLELKNGELRQVVAGIAPSYSPQELEDKKVVLVANLQPVKLRGIQSEGMLLAAENDDGELSLVTVDRDIPAGTIIT; from the coding sequence ATGAGCAAGGGTGAAAGTTTTTATATTACCACTCCCATATATTATCCCAGCGACAAACTTCATATCGGGCACTCGTACACCACGGTTGCCGCCGATGCGTTGGCCCGTTTCAAACGGCAGGCCGGTTATGACGTGTTATTTTTAACGGGCACGGATGAACACGGGCAGAAAATACAGCGTCAGGCCGAAGCTGCCGGAAAGCCACCTCAGGTTTTCGTGGATGAAATTGTAGAATGGATCAAGGAACTTTGGGAAGAACTGGCGATTTCTTATGATGATTTTATTCGCACTACCCAGGAAAGACACAAGGTGGTGGTGCAAAAAATTTTCAACCGTTTTTTTGAAAATGGCGATATCTACAAAAGCAATTACCGGGGATGGTACTGCACGCCATGTGAAGCTTTCTGGCAGGACAGGCAGGTCGAAGAAAGCAAATGCCCCGATTGCGGGCGGGAAGTGGAACTGGTTTCCGAGGAAGGATATTTTTTCCGCATGTCCAGATATGCGGATAGATTGCGTTCCTACATAGAAGAAAATCCGGAATTTATCCAACCCCCCTCGCGAAAAAACGAGATGATCAACAATTTTCTTGAACCTGGCCTGGAAGACCTCTGTATATCACGGACCGCTTTCAAATGGGGGATACCCGTTCCTTTTGACCCCGACCATGTTGTCTATGTATGGCTCGATGCACTGAGCAACTATCTTACCGCCCTCGATTATCTGGGTGAGGATGACCGTAAATTCAACCGCTACTGGCCTGCCGATGTCCACCTTATTGGCAAGGAAATCGTGCGTTTTCACACCATCTACTGGCCCATATTCCTGATGGCACTGGATCTGCCCCTGCCCAGGAAGGTTTTTGGCCACGGGTGGTTGATATTGAATGAGGGAAAGATGTCCAAATCCAAGGGCAATGTTGTTGACCCGCGGGTATTGATAAAGAGGTACGGGGCGGACGCTATCAGATATTATCTTCTGCGGGAGATACCTTTTGGTGCCGACGGTGTATTCAGCATTGAAGCGTTGGTACAGCGAATCAATTCCGATCTGGCCAACGATCTGGGCAATCTTGTAAGCCGTACCCTGACGATGATGGACCGCTATTTCAACGGTGTTATACCCGCGCCTGCCGGGGTTGCCATCGGTGATGATGAATTGGTATCGCTGGCGTTGCAAGTTCCGGGGAAGATGGAAACGTTGATGGACAGGTTGCAGATCAGCAATGCCCTGGCCGAGTTATGGCAACTTGTGCGGCAATGCAATAAATATATCGACATGAATGCTCCCTGGGATCTGGCCAAGGATGGAGGGGAGGCTGCCAGGGGGCGTCTCCGGACGGTAATGTACAATCTGGCCGAGGGTTTGAGATTTATCGGGGTGCTGTTGTGTCCCTTCATGCCCGGTACTCCGCAGAGAATGTGGATCCAGCTGGGCCTCGCCGGAGATGAAGAGGGACAGAGCCGGGAAAGCCTTGACCGTTGGGGAGGGATCAAGGCAGGTTTGACAACCAGGAGGGGGGAAGATCTTTTTCCCCGCTTGAACCTGAATGAAGAGATAAACTGGCACAAAGGCAACGATGAATCACGGGGTGAACGTGTCCGGCAGGATGATGACGGGGACAAGCGGGGCCTCATCAGCCTGGAAGAGTTCCAGAAAGCGGAATTGCGCGTGGCCAGGATACTATCGGCCGAAAAAGTGGCCAGGACGGATAAACTCTTGAAAATAACCCTGGAATTGAAAAATGGTGAACTCAGGCAGGTGGTGGCCGGGATAGCCCCGAGTTATTCACCGCAGGAGCTGGAAGACAAGAAAGTGGTGCTGGTTGCCAACCTGCAGCCGGTCAAACTCAGGGGGATCCAGTCCGAGGGGATGCTGCTGGCGGCCGAAAATGATGACGGTGAATTGAGCCTTGTAACGGTGGACAGAGATATTCCCGCCGGTACTATCATAACGTGA
- a CDS encoding AbrB/MazE/SpoVT family DNA-binding domain-containing protein, with protein sequence MKSTGIVRKVDELGRVVIPIELRRTLGIEVKDALEIYVDGVSIILKKYEPACIFCNSADDMVKYKGKNVCKECISIMSGSND encoded by the coding sequence TTGAAATCAACAGGAATCGTAAGAAAAGTAGATGAACTTGGCAGAGTAGTTATCCCTATCGAACTCCGTAGAACGCTGGGCATAGAAGTCAAGGATGCGCTGGAAATTTACGTCGACGGGGTAAGCATTATTTTGAAGAAGTATGAACCTGCATGTATCTTCTGCAATAGTGCGGACGACATGGTCAAATATAAAGGAAAGAATGTTTGCAAGGAATGCATCTCCATCATGTCGGGTAGCAACGATTAA
- the rsmI gene encoding 16S rRNA (cytidine(1402)-2'-O)-methyltransferase: MSKIAGNGHGILYLCATPIGNLADITIRALDILREVEIIVCEDTRRTSKLLHHYGIKPHKLISYHQHSPPERVDYILRFLEKGKDLAMVTDAGMPGLSDPGSELVSHAWKNGFEVTVLPGPSMVTAALAISGMPADSFVFLGFLNRFSPGQRKEILGKLRCSKVTIVIFEAPHRIMETLQELEEIFGEACEIAMVRELSKKFEEVTRGTPGEHLRRFQKKEPRGELTMVLAPDPPGKEQAADQKLYDDLVTLARAGIPPGFAVKAVSLLRKEPRNRVYKLQLKLKKER, from the coding sequence ATGAGTAAAATCGCAGGCAATGGCCACGGCATTCTTTATCTCTGTGCAACACCTATCGGAAACCTTGCGGATATAACCATTCGCGCCTTGGATATTTTGCGCGAAGTCGAAATAATCGTATGTGAAGATACGAGAAGGACCTCGAAATTATTACATCATTACGGAATAAAACCCCATAAATTGATCAGTTATCATCAGCACAGTCCTCCGGAGCGTGTCGATTACATCCTGAGGTTCCTGGAAAAGGGAAAAGACCTGGCCATGGTTACGGATGCGGGGATGCCCGGACTATCAGATCCCGGTTCGGAACTGGTTTCCCATGCATGGAAGAACGGATTTGAAGTAACCGTTCTGCCCGGGCCATCAATGGTTACCGCAGCTCTTGCCATCTCAGGCATGCCCGCCGATAGTTTTGTTTTCCTTGGTTTTTTGAATCGCTTTTCCCCCGGGCAGCGTAAAGAAATCCTTGGCAAACTCCGTTGCAGCAAGGTTACAATCGTTATCTTTGAAGCGCCCCATCGTATCATGGAGACACTGCAGGAACTGGAGGAAATTTTCGGGGAGGCATGTGAAATTGCGATGGTCAGGGAACTGAGCAAAAAATTCGAAGAAGTTACCCGTGGGACGCCCGGTGAGCATCTGCGCCGTTTTCAGAAAAAGGAACCGCGCGGCGAACTTACGATGGTACTTGCCCCGGATCCACCGGGGAAGGAACAGGCAGCCGACCAGAAGTTGTACGATGATCTTGTCACTTTGGCCCGTGCCGGGATTCCGCCGGGATTTGCCGTTAAAGCTGTATCCTTGTTGAGGAAAGAACCGCGCAACCGGGTTTACAAGCTACAGTTGAAACTGAAGAAGGAAAGATAG
- a CDS encoding stage 0 sporulation family protein, whose translation MYRVIGVRFRKAGKIYYFDPEDKQLRNDDMVIVETSRGLELGRVVEESRKVRKKELVLPLKKVLRKATSADLYQLEDNKRKEEEAFKICQQKIAKHGLEMKLIKVECTFDRNKIIFYFSAEGRIDFRELVKDLASVFHTRIELRQIGVRDEAKLVGGVGPCGRPFCCTTFLEDFESVSIRMAKKQNLSLNPTKISGLCGRLMCCLRFEAEIYEDLEDKYPAVKDRVITPDGEGRVVSVNVVSKTVQVELAEMKRNREFPVEEIEPLAGGNE comes from the coding sequence ATGTATAGAGTAATTGGTGTCAGATTTCGCAAAGCGGGGAAAATATATTATTTTGACCCTGAAGATAAACAATTGAGAAATGATGACATGGTTATTGTGGAAACATCCCGTGGCCTGGAATTGGGCAGGGTAGTCGAGGAAAGCAGAAAGGTTCGTAAAAAGGAGCTTGTACTCCCGTTGAAAAAGGTTTTGCGCAAGGCGACATCGGCCGACCTGTATCAGCTGGAGGACAACAAGCGCAAGGAAGAGGAGGCCTTCAAGATATGTCAGCAGAAAATAGCCAAACACGGGCTTGAAATGAAGTTGATCAAGGTGGAATGCACTTTTGACCGCAACAAGATCATCTTTTATTTCTCGGCCGAGGGGAGGATTGACTTCCGCGAATTGGTCAAGGATCTTGCTTCTGTCTTTCATACCAGGATAGAACTTCGGCAGATAGGTGTAAGGGATGAGGCCAAGCTTGTTGGAGGGGTGGGGCCCTGCGGGCGGCCTTTCTGCTGTACAACTTTTTTGGAGGATTTCGAATCGGTCTCCATCCGCATGGCCAAGAAACAGAACCTTTCTTTGAATCCAACCAAAATATCCGGCTTGTGTGGCCGTCTGATGTGTTGCTTGCGTTTTGAAGCCGAGATTTACGAAGATCTGGAAGATAAATATCCGGCGGTGAAAGATCGAGTGATTACCCCCGATGGAGAGGGCAGGGTTGTGTCCGTGAACGTGGTAAGTAAAACGGTACAGGTGGAATTGGCGGAAATGAAACGAAACCGCGAATTTCCCGTGGAAGAAATAGAACCGCTGGCAGGGGGGAATGAGTAA
- the holB gene encoding DNA polymerase III subunit delta' produces MGLERLVGQEMIIKVLRHYLVNDRLPHALLFSGPQGTGKSTMALLIAQFLNCTAPAPPCGECISCKGIAAGRHPDVVVVEAEGQSIKIDQIRAARKQFVYIAHGPGRRVCIIEDAHDLTPEAASSLLKILEEPPERLVFILTTFNPSRLPPTVVSRCQHFMMRRLNDREMADLLSQKSPASSEEDIDLAVKMGEGIAGRALEILVDGEWGARRQEAYDLGARMVAPGQSAVDQYLLDRAQSWVERKDLPYLLELLATFFRDGLFWSLCRDPMMLTDITRQAFWEKHNTSDSVLMDCLKILNRTRRMLFSNVNLTLAIENVFLQIRRRVENV; encoded by the coding sequence TTGGGACTTGAACGTTTGGTCGGGCAAGAAATGATCATCAAAGTTTTGCGGCATTACCTTGTCAATGATCGCTTACCCCATGCCCTGCTTTTTTCCGGCCCGCAGGGTACTGGAAAAAGCACCATGGCCCTGTTGATTGCGCAATTTCTCAATTGTACGGCTCCCGCCCCGCCTTGTGGAGAGTGTATCTCCTGCAAGGGCATTGCTGCGGGGAGGCACCCCGATGTGGTGGTGGTTGAAGCGGAAGGGCAGAGTATTAAAATAGATCAGATCAGGGCGGCCAGAAAGCAGTTTGTTTATATTGCGCATGGTCCGGGTAGAAGAGTCTGCATTATCGAAGATGCCCATGACCTTACTCCCGAAGCAGCGTCTTCCCTGCTCAAGATCCTCGAAGAACCTCCCGAGAGGCTGGTATTTATCTTGACTACGTTCAATCCGTCCCGGCTTCCACCGACAGTGGTTTCGCGCTGTCAGCATTTCATGATGAGGCGGTTGAATGATCGGGAGATGGCCGATTTGCTATCCCAAAAAAGTCCCGCATCATCGGAAGAAGATATCGATCTGGCGGTAAAGATGGGAGAGGGAATTGCCGGGCGTGCCCTGGAAATACTTGTTGATGGGGAGTGGGGGGCGCGACGACAGGAGGCTTATGATCTGGGTGCAAGGATGGTGGCACCGGGTCAGTCGGCAGTTGATCAATATCTGCTGGACAGGGCCCAAAGCTGGGTTGAACGCAAAGACCTTCCCTATCTATTGGAATTGCTTGCCACCTTTTTTCGGGATGGGCTTTTCTGGAGTTTGTGCAGGGATCCGATGATGTTGACAGATATAACGCGGCAAGCTTTCTGGGAGAAGCATAACACCAGTGATTCTGTTTTGATGGATTGTTTGAAAATCCTCAACCGCACACGTCGGATGTTGTTTTCCAATGTGAATTTAACACTGGCCATCGAGAATGTTTTTTTACAGATCAGAAGGAGGGTAGAAAATGTATAG
- a CDS encoding dTMP kinase, with product MKRGLFLTFEGIDGAGKTTQIGLLEKKLARQGIASLFVREPGSTQVGEKIRQILLTPENKGMAPATEILLYAAARAQIVTEKIRPALDEGKMVVCDRYIHSSLAYQGFGLGYAQEKIKMINGEATGGLWPDLTFVFDIEVAESSRRIDRKEDRRAGKDRIEQRDSGFYNRVRQGYLALAAGDPERMVVIPSHLSIEEAHATIWEELKGRVTIGT from the coding sequence TTGAAAAGGGGCTTGTTCCTGACCTTTGAGGGAATAGACGGCGCCGGGAAAACGACACAGATAGGATTGCTGGAGAAAAAATTGGCCCGTCAAGGGATCGCTTCCCTGTTTGTCCGTGAACCGGGATCGACGCAGGTCGGGGAAAAAATACGCCAGATATTGCTGACCCCGGAAAACAAAGGGATGGCACCGGCAACGGAAATACTGCTCTATGCTGCTGCCCGGGCTCAGATCGTAACGGAGAAGATCAGGCCGGCATTGGATGAAGGTAAAATGGTGGTCTGCGATCGTTACATTCATTCAAGTCTTGCCTATCAGGGGTTTGGCCTGGGCTACGCACAGGAGAAGATCAAAATGATCAATGGGGAGGCAACGGGTGGGCTCTGGCCGGATTTGACCTTTGTTTTTGACATTGAGGTGGCTGAAAGTAGCCGCAGAATCGATCGGAAGGAAGACAGGCGCGCCGGGAAAGACCGTATCGAGCAGAGAGATTCCGGGTTTTACAATCGGGTGCGTCAGGGGTACCTTGCCCTGGCTGCCGGGGATCCGGAAAGGATGGTCGTTATACCTTCACATCTGTCCATCGAAGAGGCGCATGCCACGATATGGGAGGAATTGAAGGGGAGGGTTACGATTGGGACTTGA
- a CDS encoding aminotransferase class I/II-fold pyridoxal phosphate-dependent enzyme — protein MFDRMKTGKYPLIEALQEQLDRVDYRFHVPAHLAEHGVHPASAYDLTELRGLDNLFEPVGAIARSQELAADFFGADETCYLVNGSSAGLIAAIWSSCRRGEKVILGRNVHRSAITGLIWSGAVPRFIPVKEHIWGIPLNINVAIVEAALSEKGFSPTAMVITNPSYHGISTDADALRTITARKGMTLIVDEAHGGHFVFCSDFPRSAASIEADLWVNSAHKTLGALTPGALLHRKGKRADPARLKNVLGMVQTSSPSYAVLASLEMIQGEQEDSWKEAIRLSRYARREINARGKFICLEESMLPAGFSMDPLRLTIRADKVALNGFQIAELLKDEHRIEVELAGYNNLVAIIHPGHRRDDIDALVVALERIGERYGSPGGKESDREIYPLPAMALAPRDAAESPWRELPLGSACGCISAVTVLPFPPGTPVLIPGEVISREIVEQIIADCERGYNFLGLGSGPSRPIMVVDDDREKVGEGLS, from the coding sequence GTGTTTGATAGAATGAAAACGGGTAAATATCCTTTAATCGAAGCTCTGCAAGAACAGCTGGATCGGGTCGACTATCGCTTTCATGTGCCTGCTCATCTGGCGGAACACGGGGTACATCCGGCTTCCGCTTACGATCTTACTGAATTGCGGGGCCTGGACAATCTTTTTGAACCCGTCGGGGCAATTGCAAGGTCGCAGGAGCTGGCAGCCGATTTTTTCGGTGCGGATGAGACTTGCTACCTGGTTAACGGAAGCAGCGCGGGATTGATAGCGGCGATATGGTCTTCCTGCCGCCGGGGCGAAAAGGTAATTCTTGGTCGCAATGTTCATCGCTCGGCGATAACTGGCTTGATATGGAGCGGGGCGGTGCCCCGCTTTATCCCCGTCAAGGAACATATCTGGGGCATCCCCTTGAATATAAATGTAGCGATTGTGGAAGCGGCGTTATCGGAAAAAGGGTTTTCCCCGACGGCGATGGTAATTACCAACCCTTCCTATCACGGTATATCCACCGATGCCGATGCCTTGCGAACCATAACCGCGAGGAAGGGGATGACGTTGATCGTGGATGAGGCGCATGGGGGGCACTTTGTATTTTGTTCCGATTTTCCACGTTCAGCTGCCTCCATCGAAGCCGATCTGTGGGTAAATAGTGCGCATAAGACTCTCGGGGCTCTGACTCCCGGGGCCCTGCTCCATCGCAAGGGAAAACGGGCCGATCCGGCCAGGCTGAAGAATGTGCTGGGCATGGTGCAGACATCGAGCCCGTCTTATGCCGTTCTGGCCTCACTGGAAATGATTCAAGGAGAACAGGAAGATAGCTGGAAAGAGGCAATCAGATTGAGCCGCTATGCCAGGCGGGAAATAAATGCGAGGGGAAAATTCATATGCCTGGAAGAATCCATGCTTCCTGCCGGTTTCTCCATGGATCCCCTGAGGCTTACAATCAGGGCGGATAAAGTGGCGCTGAACGGATTTCAGATAGCGGAACTACTGAAAGATGAGCATCGCATCGAGGTGGAACTGGCCGGATACAATAATCTTGTAGCCATTATTCATCCCGGACATCGGAGGGATGACATCGACGCTCTTGTTGTGGCATTGGAACGGATAGGGGAGCGCTATGGTTCACCCGGTGGAAAGGAATCCGACCGGGAGATTTATCCTCTTCCGGCGATGGCTCTTGCACCGCGGGATGCCGCGGAATCACCCTGGAGAGAGTTGCCCCTTGGGAGTGCATGCGGCTGTATCTCCGCGGTTACCGTTCTGCCCTTTCCCCCCGGCACCCCCGTGTTGATTCCCGGGGAAGTGATTTCCCGGGAGATTGTTGAACAGATCATCGCGGATTGTGAAAGGGGCTACAATTTTTTGGGGTTGGGGTCCGGACCGTCACGGCCGATCATGGTCGTGGATGATGATCGGGAAAAAGTGGGGGAGGGATTGTCTTGA
- the guaB gene encoding IMP dehydrogenase, whose translation MAQEKVVLEGITFDDVLLIPSKSHILPRDVDIATNLTRDIKLNVPIVSAGMDTVTESRMAIAMAREGGIGVIHRNMPVDKQAEEVDKVKRSEHGVITNPFYLSPDHRVNDAAALMERYRISGVPITVAGKLVGIITNRDLRFENDYSKFIGDVMTRENLVTAPEGTTLQEAQDILKKYKVEKLPIVDADFNLKGLITIKDIEKTIRYPRSAKDKGGRLLVAAAVGVSSDMDSRVEALYEAGMDVLVLDSAHGHSAKVLDAISRIKKKYPDLQVVAGNVATGEGTLDLIKAGADAVKVGVGPGSICTTRVIAGAGMPQITAIMESCKVASKHGVPVIADGGIKYSGDITKAIAAGADVVMIGSLFAGTEESPGEFEIYQGRSYKVYRGMGSLGAMKEGSRDRYFQEQEAKLVPEGIEGRVPYRGTVGDMVYQLVGGLKAGMGYSGASNLHELKTRTSFVRITGAGLQESHPHSVQITKEAPNYSV comes from the coding sequence GTGGCTCAGGAAAAGGTTGTCCTTGAGGGGATTACTTTTGATGATGTTCTGCTGATACCATCCAAATCCCATATCTTGCCCCGCGATGTTGATATCGCTACCAACCTGACCAGAGATATAAAATTGAATGTACCGATTGTCAGTGCCGGAATGGACACGGTTACCGAATCACGTATGGCTATTGCCATGGCACGTGAAGGGGGTATAGGTGTAATACACAGGAATATGCCTGTTGACAAGCAGGCAGAAGAGGTGGACAAGGTCAAGCGTTCGGAGCACGGGGTAATTACAAACCCTTTCTACCTCTCTCCCGATCATCGTGTCAATGATGCTGCCGCGCTGATGGAAAGATATCGTATATCCGGTGTGCCCATTACCGTGGCGGGAAAGCTTGTGGGCATCATCACCAACCGTGATCTGCGTTTTGAAAATGATTATTCCAAATTCATCGGCGATGTTATGACCAGGGAGAACCTGGTTACAGCGCCGGAGGGTACGACACTCCAGGAAGCGCAGGACATCTTGAAAAAATACAAAGTGGAAAAATTGCCCATTGTGGATGCCGACTTCAATCTTAAAGGGCTTATCACCATCAAGGATATCGAAAAAACCATCCGCTATCCCCGTTCGGCGAAAGATAAAGGCGGGCGTCTGTTGGTGGCTGCGGCGGTAGGTGTGTCTTCAGATATGGATTCCAGGGTGGAGGCCCTGTATGAAGCAGGCATGGATGTATTGGTGCTTGATTCCGCCCACGGCCATTCTGCCAAGGTTCTGGACGCTATTTCACGTATCAAGAAGAAATATCCCGATCTGCAGGTTGTTGCCGGAAATGTGGCCACCGGTGAAGGCACCCTTGACCTGATCAAGGCCGGTGCTGATGCGGTGAAGGTGGGGGTTGGACCCGGATCCATTTGCACGACCAGGGTTATTGCCGGAGCGGGAATGCCACAGATAACAGCGATCATGGAGTCCTGCAAGGTTGCCAGCAAGCATGGAGTACCTGTTATCGCTGATGGAGGCATAAAATATTCGGGAGATATAACCAAGGCTATTGCTGCCGGGGCGGATGTGGTGATGATCGGAAGCCTTTTTGCGGGAACGGAAGAGAGCCCGGGGGAATTCGAGATTTATCAGGGCCGCAGTTACAAGGTGTACAGGGGAATGGGTTCGTTGGGGGCCATGAAGGAGGGCAGCAGGGACCGTTATTTTCAGGAACAGGAGGCCAAGCTGGTACCTGAAGGAATCGAAGGAAGAGTGCCTTACAGGGGAACGGTCGGGGATATGGTATATCAACTCGTGGGCGGCTTGAAGGCCGGTATGGGTTACAGCGGAGCAAGCAATCTGCATGAGCTGAAGACCAGAACATCTTTTGTGAGGATAACCGGCGCCGGCTTGCAGGAGAGTCATCCTCATTCAGTACAGATTACCAAGGAAGCGCCCAATTACAGTGTTTGA
- a CDS encoding DUF523 domain-containing protein → MYLISACLLGIRSRYDGGSSPCRLLLKSRDRLALIPICPEQLGGLPTPREPAEIRGGDGNDVLQGRAAVVTREGHDVTANFVRGAEETLRMAILLKVRGIILKEGSPSCGYGRIHDGSFTGRWREGHGVTASLLEANHFKIYTVNNLPSV, encoded by the coding sequence ATGTATCTGATCAGTGCCTGCCTTCTGGGGATAAGGAGTAGATATGACGGGGGATCCAGCCCCTGCCGGTTGTTGTTGAAAAGCAGGGATAGATTGGCTTTGATACCCATCTGCCCTGAACAGTTGGGAGGCCTCCCCACTCCGAGGGAGCCTGCGGAGATAAGGGGAGGCGATGGCAATGATGTCTTGCAGGGAAGGGCCGCTGTGGTCACAAGGGAAGGCCATGACGTGACGGCAAATTTCGTGCGGGGGGCGGAAGAAACACTGAGGATGGCCATCTTGCTGAAGGTCAGGGGAATCATCCTCAAAGAGGGTAGCCCTTCCTGCGGTTATGGAAGGATTCATGATGGGAGTTTTACGGGAAGATGGCGGGAAGGGCATGGCGTTACCGCCTCCTTGCTGGAAGCAAACCATTTCAAAATATACACGGTGAACAATTTACCATCGGTATAA
- a CDS encoding DUF3786 domain-containing protein, giving the protein MNRKKEGGFLNLETTLRYAIDDFSIKEPYDIARKSAVEYDQDRNSFSIQLLNKNYKVFHPSGEILVSDGEKAPLYQSIIILHYLNTADGSPLAGRWISFQELPGGQIYANPFNRRAVTPFVQAFGNSAASFARAAAKIGGFPHAQTGKNSMVIPVMPRVPVNFILHEGDEEFPASANILFDAHAANYLPTEDYAHLPALIIGEMQAALE; this is encoded by the coding sequence ATGAACCGCAAAAAGGAAGGTGGTTTCCTGAACCTGGAAACAACCCTGCGTTATGCCATTGATGATTTTTCGATCAAGGAACCGTACGATATTGCACGCAAAAGCGCTGTTGAATATGACCAGGACAGAAATTCATTCAGTATCCAGTTGTTGAATAAAAATTACAAAGTTTTTCATCCTTCCGGCGAAATCCTTGTCTCCGACGGTGAGAAAGCACCTCTTTATCAAAGCATCATTATCCTGCATTATCTTAACACCGCTGATGGGTCCCCGCTGGCGGGTCGATGGATATCATTCCAGGAACTTCCGGGGGGGCAGATCTATGCCAATCCCTTCAACAGAAGAGCTGTTACCCCTTTTGTGCAAGCTTTCGGTAATTCCGCCGCTTCCTTTGCCCGGGCAGCTGCCAAAATAGGAGGATTCCCCCATGCTCAAACAGGAAAAAACAGCATGGTCATCCCTGTCATGCCCCGGGTTCCTGTAAATTTTATACTGCATGAAGGAGACGAGGAATTTCCGGCTTCGGCCAATATTCTTTTCGATGCGCATGCAGCAAACTATCTTCCCACGGAAGACTACGCCCACCTGCCAGCATTGATAATCGGGGAAATGCAGGCAGCCCTGGAATAG